In the genome of Ignavibacteriota bacterium, the window GATGATGATAAGTCCGCGTTTTTTCTGTTCTTGCACAATCTCATGAACAATTGCTTTTCCTTCGCTATCAAGATTCGCTGTCGGTTCATCAAGCAAAAGGAACGGCGGCTGATGAAGTAATGCAAATGCGTACTTCAAGCGTTGCTTCATACCGGAGGAAAATGTTCTCACAAGTTGATTCTTCGCTTGTGTAAGATTCACTCGTTCCAACAACGAAGAAAGCATTTCATCCGCAACGTTGATTGTCCGGATTTTCCTGTATAAATCTAAATTCTCAAGCGCGGTAAATTCATCATACATCTGTAGATAAGGAGAAACAAAACCAATCGAGCGAAACAAATCTTGTTTCTTCACTTCCTTCCCATCAACCGACACAGAGATTGTTCCTTTCGTTTGAGAAAGTACTCCAATGAGAATTTTCAAAAGCGTTGATTTACCGCTTCCGTTTCTTCCTCCAATAATAATCGAATCCCCTTCGTTTAAAGTAAAACTTACCTGAGAAAAAATACTTCTCCTGTTGTACGTTTTACTCAAACCGGCAACTTCGAACCTCAAACCGTTCATCACTCCCTCACCACAGCAAATTTTCCCTGATATTCATTTCCGTCAATCTGAATGATGAAAAAATAAATTCCCGAACTAACTGCTTCCCCGTTTTCGTCATGTCCATCCCATGCGATGCTCGGTTCAAGTGGACGTTTGTAATCAATAGGAAATTCATTTGCAATCACTTTATCCATGCTCGAACTGAAAACGTACAGCATCGCTTTTTGTTGAATTGCAGTCGGCAACCGGAAATTTAATGGCTTTCGCTCTTTGGCAAGGAATGGATTCGGATACACCAACACATTCTGAACGACAGCAGGAACAGATTCGTACGTAAACCAGTTTATCGGGTCTGCTACGTCAAGTTTCACAAATATGCCGTTGCTGAGTTTTCGATATGAAGCGTCTCCGATACTATCCATGAGATACAAAAAGCGAAACCAAGTTCGATTCGGTGTAACATTCGCGTTGGAAACGATTGTAATCATTTTCATAGCAGAACCACATGTGTCAGAAATTGTTCTGCGGCTGCAAATCGGAAAGTACAACGATGAGATTGCCTGCATACTATCTTCGATTGAACGTGAAGTGTTCATATATTCCGTCATCTGTCTCATTCGCATCGGCGGGTAGTAGATTCCCTCAGAATAAAACTTCACCGTGTCAGAACCGGGACCTGTATTCAGATTCCAAAAAGAATATTCAGCAAACGCATTTCGGAACGTGCTTCCGATTTCTGTCAATGCACGGTCAATCGCATAGATGCTGGAATAATTTGGCAGATGTTCCCACGTTCGCTTCATCACTTCAGGAGTATATTTTTTTTCGATAAACTTTCCCCACACCGAACGGCTGTATTCCATCTGTCCGTCATAGCGCTTGAACGATAGTTCCGGTCTGGAAAATTGTGAACTTCGCGCAAGACTGTTCGATTGATATTGGTAGTAATCGTTAACGTCATCGTACACAACATCTTCCATCCATGTCGAAGTAATTTCATAGAAGTACCTGTCATCATACCGTTCGCCATAATTGCCAAGTTGAATCGCATGGTGAAATTCATGTGCAGCCGTAACTTTTAGTCCGGGTATTCCTCTGCTCGGAGAATAAACCCAACGGAAATCATTATCAATTGTTATAAACGTCAGGTATGTTGGTAAAGGAGTAGTCCCTACTTGATGTACCTGCTCAGTTATTCCATAATAACCTAATCCTAAGTCCCGAATGTTAATTCGATACAAATTTGAATTATCAAGAGGAGGAGCAGGATAACCAAGGATGTTTACTTCAACCTCCCATACATCGTTGAAAAATTTTCCTACAGAATCAACAAATTCCTCGACAGTTCCC includes:
- a CDS encoding ABC transporter ATP-binding protein; translated protein: MNGLRFEVAGLSKTYNRRSIFSQVSFTLNEGDSIIIGGRNGSGKSTLLKILIGVLSQTKGTISVSVDGKEVKKQDLFRSIGFVSPYLQMYDEFTALENLDLYRKIRTINVADEMLSSLLERVNLTQAKNQLVRTFSSGMKQRLKYAFALLHQPPFLLLDEPTANLDSEGKAIVHEIVQEQKKRGLIIIATNEPDEIKWGDSVLNLDEFKTKAGNSK